A genomic segment from Sparus aurata chromosome 20, fSpaAur1.1, whole genome shotgun sequence encodes:
- the LOC115571821 gene encoding zinc finger protein 271-like, translated as MVKTAKMELLRALVSECLSAAAQEIFKIVERTIIEYEEEMSCSKWVVDSHRRLLDVASSHSEDSLQMSATDVKMQSGPQQPAASVNISVSWKSENTTSEQTEDSPNMNSTHSDSSPASDNDQSDQEILVDIEDDDVKQEFDLNVPSHFLNVEKPFKCPVCLANFSSKKTMVRHLKRHPEDKSSSYQCQFCDRSYCHKSEFIIHARTHKGAKPYKCQDCDKSFEQRDTLLLHRQKHTEEKPYQCLSEKVEADIYLTPGRKIGEDLDSRQQESVIKTFPLTITPYDKSEFDQESLQPLCLYQIQTVADIDKEASTVPVDHIKTEPAEADGELSDNTTDDQLLLSVNPGEQAEGETEPKHLNIKNPPPRRPSGKSTELIIQFEAGTAQKPYKCPCCTKCFSLTKTLIRHVKIHTEDKTYQCPFCGRNFCQKSDLVNHTRIHTGERPYQCHECHKSFAQKGNLMVHMKKHAGEKSYQCQL; from the exons ATGGTGAAGACGGCAAAGATGGAGCTTCTGAGAGCACTTGTCAGTGAGTGCTTGTCTGCAGCCGCCCAGGAGATCTTCAAGATTGTAGAAAGAACCATCATCGAGTATGAAGAGGAAATGTCCTGTTCAAAGTGGGTGGTGGACAGCCACCGCAGACTGCTGGACGTTGCCAGCTCACACAGCGAAG ACTCTCTCCAGATGTCGGCCACAGATGTGAAGATGCAGTCTGGTCCGCAGCAGCCTGCTGCCAGCGTGAACATCAGTGTGAGCTGGAAATCAGAAAACACCAcatcagagcagacagaagACAGCCCCAACATGAACAGCACTCACTCAGACTCCTCTCCTGCCAGTGATAACGATCAAAGTGACCAGGAGATACTGGTCGATATAGAAGATGATGATGTGAAGCAGGAGTTTGACCTGAACGTGCCTTCCCATTTCCTCAACGTGGAGAAACCATTCAAATGTCCCGTTTGCTTGGCCAATTTTTCTTCCAAAAAGACGATGGTGCGACACCTCAAAAGGCATCCGGAGGACAAGTCCTCATCGTACCAGTGCCAGTTCTGTGACCGCAGCTACTGCCACAAATCTGAATTCATCATTCATGCCAGGACACACAAAGGTGCCAAACCATACAAGTGCCAAGACTGCGATAAAAGCTTTGAGCAGAGGGACACTCTGCTActtcacagacaaaaacacactgaggaGAAACCATATCAGTGTTTAAGTGAAAAGGTGGAGGCAGATATTTACCTGACACCTGGCAGGAAGATTGGAGAAGACCTGGACTCCAGACAGCAGGAGTCTGTCATTAAGACATTTCCTCTCACTATCACTCCCTATGATAAGAGTGAGTTTGATCAGGAGTCTCTGCAGCCGCTGTGTCTATACCAGATTCAGACTGTTGCTGATATCGATAAAGAAGCCTCGACAGTTCCAGTTGATCACATTAAAACTGAGCCAGCTGAAGCTGATGGTGAACTATCAGACAACACCACAGATGATCAGCTGCTCCTGTCAGTGAATCCAGGTGAACAGGCTGAAGGTGAGACAGAGCCCAAACATCTCAACATAAAAAACCCCCCGCCAAGGAGACCATCAGGAAAATCCACTGAACTCATCATTCAGTTTGAAGCAGGGACGGCACAGAAACCCTACAAGTGTCCTTGTTGCACCAAATGTTTCTCCTTGACTAAGACTTTAATAAGACACGTCAAGATCCATACAGAAGACAAAACATATCAGTGCCCGTTTTGTGGAAGAAACTTCTGTCAGAAGTCAGACCTGGTCAATCATACAAGGATACACACAGGAGAGAGACCATATCAGTGCCACGAATGTCACAAGTCTTTTGCTCAGAAAGGCAACCTGATGGTTCACATGAAGAAACATGCAGGAGAGAAATCGTATCAGTGCCAGCTGTAG